In Halobacterium sp. R2-5, the following are encoded in one genomic region:
- a CDS encoding thioredoxin family protein, translating into MAIQTAKTDSVVSLGDDDLETVVGDSHVALVEFYTEWCDTCKRMEPTLEALAADTEATVLTIDIESNLETAVEFGAQSTPTFVLFADGQPVKQLRGGQNEQALRDLIARYRD; encoded by the coding sequence ATGGCAATACAGACGGCGAAGACGGACAGCGTGGTTTCGCTGGGTGACGACGACCTCGAAACGGTCGTCGGAGACAGCCACGTCGCGCTCGTGGAGTTCTACACGGAGTGGTGTGACACCTGCAAACGAATGGAGCCGACTCTCGAAGCGCTCGCGGCAGACACCGAGGCGACAGTCCTGACGATCGACATCGAATCGAATCTCGAAACGGCTGTCGAGTTCGGTGCCCAGAGCACGCCCACGTTCGTCCTGTTCGCCGACGGTCAACCGGTGAAACAGCTTCGCGGCGGCCAGAACGAACAGGCACTCCGCGACCTGATCGCCCGGTATCGCGACTAA
- a CDS encoding DUF1641 domain-containing protein — MSENQATAPTDLEAAIEQNPEAVAEFVEHLDAVNELLDVLSLGESALDDEMVRELSATGSTLAESADGLATDETVALAETVGENGDDLREALDTVLALQRSGTLDELAELAEVGSLATAALDDEMVTSLAGTGAALGEIAQTASDDDTRDGIETLLEGVGEAEREPPEQVGAVGLLRGLRDPDVQYGLGYLLALAGAVGHEQTTGESR; from the coding sequence ATGTCCGAGAACCAGGCTACCGCGCCGACCGACCTCGAAGCGGCGATCGAGCAGAACCCCGAGGCGGTCGCCGAGTTCGTGGAGCACCTCGACGCCGTCAACGAGCTACTGGACGTGCTCTCGCTGGGCGAGAGCGCGCTCGACGACGAGATGGTCCGCGAGCTCTCGGCCACGGGGTCGACGCTGGCGGAGTCTGCGGACGGGCTGGCGACCGACGAGACCGTGGCGCTGGCCGAGACGGTCGGGGAGAACGGCGACGACCTGCGGGAGGCACTCGACACGGTGCTCGCGCTCCAGCGGAGCGGCACGCTCGACGAACTGGCCGAACTCGCGGAGGTCGGGTCGCTGGCGACCGCGGCGCTCGACGACGAGATGGTCACGTCGCTGGCCGGCACCGGCGCCGCGCTCGGCGAGATCGCGCAGACGGCGTCCGACGACGACACTCGTGACGGCATCGAGACGCTGCTGGAGGGGGTCGGTGAAGCGGAGCGGGAACCGCCCGAGCAGGTCGGGGCCGTCGGCCTGCTCCGCGGACTGCGTGATCCGGACGTACAGTACGGGCTGGGCTACCTGCTGGCGCTCGCAGGCGCGGTCGGCCATGAGCAGACCACCGGCGAATCACGCTAG
- a CDS encoding FAD/NAD(P)-binding oxidoreductase, with translation MTEHVVIVGGGTGGTVLANDLADRLEPELDAGDVRVTLVNDDSDHVYKPVWLYVPFGQREPDDGRRPLDDLVDDAVDLRIDRVSDIDTESQRLQFHGSAPSVGYDYLVLATGSTLEPDRIPGLTEGGHNYYSESGATDLRDELLEFTEGDLVLSVIGTPHMCPAAPLEFVFMADDWLRERGLREDVDITYTYPIQRVHGNPHIAEWARPIMEERDIQVETFFNAESVDPEAETVTSMEGTELDYDLLVTIPPHGGVDLIEEAGLGDGGWVDVDKHTLEAEAAEDVYALGDTADTGVPNAGSVAHYQAGVVGQRLASEIRGRPATATYDGKTLCFIETGMDAASFVEFDYENPPSPALPSEKLHWSKLAYNESYWLTARGLL, from the coding sequence ATGACTGAGCACGTCGTCATCGTCGGTGGCGGGACCGGCGGCACCGTCCTCGCGAACGACCTCGCCGACCGACTCGAACCCGAACTCGACGCCGGCGACGTCCGCGTCACGCTGGTCAACGACGACTCCGACCACGTCTACAAACCGGTCTGGCTGTACGTGCCGTTCGGCCAACGCGAGCCGGACGACGGACGCCGCCCGCTCGACGACCTCGTCGACGACGCCGTCGACCTCCGGATCGACCGCGTGTCCGACATCGACACCGAGTCCCAGCGGCTCCAGTTCCACGGTAGCGCCCCGTCAGTCGGCTACGACTATCTCGTCCTGGCGACCGGGTCGACGCTGGAGCCCGACCGAATCCCCGGCCTCACGGAGGGCGGTCACAACTACTACAGCGAGTCGGGCGCGACCGACCTGCGCGACGAACTCCTGGAGTTCACCGAGGGCGACCTCGTATTGAGCGTCATCGGGACCCCGCACATGTGTCCGGCGGCGCCGCTGGAGTTCGTCTTCATGGCCGACGACTGGCTCCGCGAGCGCGGCCTACGGGAGGACGTCGACATCACCTACACGTACCCGATTCAGCGCGTCCACGGCAACCCCCACATCGCCGAGTGGGCCCGCCCCATCATGGAGGAACGGGACATCCAGGTGGAGACGTTCTTCAACGCCGAGTCGGTCGACCCCGAGGCGGAGACCGTCACGTCGATGGAGGGGACCGAACTCGACTACGACCTCCTCGTGACGATTCCGCCCCACGGCGGCGTCGACCTGATCGAGGAGGCGGGGCTCGGCGACGGCGGCTGGGTCGACGTCGACAAGCACACGCTGGAAGCCGAGGCCGCCGAGGACGTCTACGCGCTCGGCGACACCGCCGACACCGGCGTCCCGAACGCGGGCAGCGTCGCCCACTACCAGGCCGGCGTCGTCGGGCAGCGCCTCGCCAGCGAGATTCGCGGCCGCCCGGCGACCGCGACCTACGACGGGAAGACGCTGTGCTTCATCGAGACGGGGATGGACGCGGCGTCGTTCGTCGAGTTCGACTACGAGAACCCGCCGTCGCCGGCGCTGCCCTCGGAGAAGCTCCACTGGTCGAAGCTGGCGTACAACGAGTCCTACTGGCTCACCGCGCGGGGACTGCTCTGA
- a CDS encoding sulfurtransferase TusA family protein, translated as MTDIEPDDTVDARGAACPGPLMDLIGRIRGAESGDVIRLLSDNNQSLTDVPEWAEEAGNELLAVEERDDHNAFYVEKA; from the coding sequence ATGACTGACATCGAGCCCGACGATACCGTCGACGCCAGAGGCGCAGCGTGCCCCGGTCCGCTGATGGACCTCATCGGGAGGATTCGAGGCGCCGAGTCGGGGGACGTGATCCGCCTGCTGAGCGACAACAACCAGTCGCTCACCGACGTCCCCGAGTGGGCCGAGGAAGCCGGCAACGAACTACTCGCGGTCGAGGAACGCGACGACCACAACGCGTTCTACGTGGAGAAAGCATGA
- a CDS encoding class I SAM-dependent methyltransferase gives MDRFQNTGQPDWDWWSRLWPTPGATLRELGLESGESVAEVGCGSGYFALPAARIVEPEPVYAIDLDASLLDELDDLAEQQDIENVVPIHGDARNLTDVLPEPVTTLVVANTFHGVDDQSGLVEQAFRAIEPGGSLIVVNWHERPRETTTVGAEPRGPPTELRMTPKETEDAVLPVAAFEVDRRVELPPYHYAVVFER, from the coding sequence ATGGACCGATTCCAGAACACCGGCCAGCCCGACTGGGACTGGTGGAGCAGACTCTGGCCGACACCCGGTGCGACGCTCCGGGAACTCGGCCTCGAATCCGGCGAGTCGGTCGCCGAGGTCGGCTGTGGGAGCGGCTACTTCGCGCTTCCAGCCGCCCGTATCGTCGAACCCGAGCCAGTGTACGCGATCGACCTGGACGCGTCACTGCTCGATGAACTCGACGACCTCGCCGAACAGCAGGACATCGAGAACGTCGTCCCGATTCACGGTGACGCACGGAACCTGACTGACGTCCTCCCCGAACCGGTCACCACGCTCGTAGTGGCGAACACGTTCCACGGCGTCGACGACCAGTCCGGGTTAGTCGAACAGGCGTTCCGCGCGATCGAACCTGGCGGGAGCCTGATCGTCGTCAACTGGCACGAGCGCCCGCGTGAGACGACGACTGTCGGAGCTGAACCGCGGGGGCCTCCGACGGAGCTTCGGATGACGCCGAAGGAAACCGAAGACGCCGTGCTGCCGGTCGCAGCGTTCGAGGTCGACCGGCGGGTCGAGCTACCGCCGTACCACTACGCGGTCGTATTCGAGCGGTAA
- a CDS encoding DUF2892 domain-containing protein, translated as MESNIGAADRRTRIGIGLALAVVGSTSLAGLLGLGTVAGAVLTSLGLVLVGTGLVRVCLLYRLLGVDTSGSR; from the coding sequence ATGGAGAGCAATATTGGTGCGGCGGACAGACGAACCCGCATCGGTATCGGGCTGGCCTTGGCGGTCGTCGGCTCGACCTCACTCGCTGGTCTGCTCGGACTCGGGACGGTGGCCGGCGCAGTTCTGACCTCGCTGGGCCTCGTTCTCGTCGGGACTGGACTCGTCCGGGTCTGTCTCCTGTACCGCCTGCTGGGCGTGGACACGTCGGGGTCCCGGTAG
- a CDS encoding M20/M25/M40 family metallo-hydrolase, translated as MSDETPAEYVRAHRVELVELALDLLGIDTSNPPGDTREIAAAVERFLEPLPVDVERFAVDPAKPNLLVRVPGASDGTLLYNGHLDTVPFDTDAWARDPLGERVGERVYGRGATDMKGAVASMLFAIRAFAATDTVPPVDLQFAFVSDEEVGGDAGLSALLEAGRLDADACVIGEPTCEEGRHSVTVADRGSIWLTLEASGEGAHGSRPVLGVNAIDRLYDAVETMRERFGTRRLEIDADVAPIVEESVEYYAPSMGEATARDLFWYPSINLGVLEGGDAINTVPQSARAEVDVRLTAGVHTPDVLAGIRECVADCEGITIADVSWSVGTAEAPGSPLVEAVASTAADVTGERVFRRSATGGGDAKKLRNAGVPTVEFALGTDTVHAPDEYVPVDVLVDNAVVYAQLPARWQSQID; from the coding sequence ATGAGCGACGAGACGCCGGCCGAGTACGTTCGCGCGCACCGCGTGGAACTAGTCGAGCTCGCCCTCGACCTGCTTGGCATCGACACGTCGAACCCGCCCGGCGACACGCGCGAAATCGCCGCGGCGGTCGAGCGGTTCCTCGAGCCGCTCCCGGTGGACGTCGAGCGCTTCGCGGTCGACCCGGCGAAGCCGAACCTCCTCGTTCGAGTCCCCGGAGCGTCGGACGGGACGCTGCTCTACAACGGCCACCTCGACACCGTCCCGTTCGACACCGACGCGTGGGCTCGCGACCCGCTCGGCGAGCGCGTCGGCGAGCGCGTCTACGGCCGCGGCGCGACCGATATGAAGGGCGCCGTGGCGTCGATGCTGTTCGCAATTCGGGCCTTCGCGGCCACCGACACTGTTCCGCCCGTCGACCTCCAGTTCGCGTTCGTGAGCGACGAGGAGGTCGGCGGTGACGCCGGCCTGTCCGCGCTGCTCGAGGCCGGACGCCTCGACGCCGACGCTTGCGTCATCGGGGAGCCGACGTGCGAGGAAGGCCGCCACTCAGTCACAGTCGCGGACCGGGGCAGCATCTGGCTGACGCTCGAAGCTAGCGGCGAAGGGGCCCACGGCTCCCGACCGGTGCTCGGCGTCAACGCCATCGACCGGCTCTACGACGCCGTCGAAACCATGCGCGAACGGTTCGGCACCAGGCGACTCGAGATCGACGCTGACGTGGCACCGATCGTCGAGGAGTCCGTCGAGTACTACGCTCCCTCGATGGGCGAAGCCACCGCGCGAGACCTGTTCTGGTACCCCTCGATCAATCTCGGCGTCCTCGAGGGCGGCGACGCGATCAACACCGTCCCGCAGTCTGCGCGCGCCGAAGTCGACGTACGACTGACGGCGGGCGTCCACACGCCCGACGTGCTCGCGGGAATCCGGGAGTGCGTCGCCGACTGCGAAGGGATCACGATCGCCGACGTCTCCTGGAGCGTCGGTACCGCGGAAGCCCCCGGCAGCCCCCTCGTCGAAGCCGTCGCGTCGACAGCGGCGGACGTCACGGGCGAGCGCGTCTTCAGACGGAGCGCGACGGGTGGCGGTGACGCCAAGAAACTCCGGAATGCGGGCGTCCCGACCGTCGAGTTCGCGCTCGGAACCGACACGGTCCACGCGCCGGACGAGTACGTCCCGGTCGACGTGCTCGTCGACAACGCCGTCGTCTACGCTCAGCTCCCGGCGAGGTGGCAGTCCCAGATCGACTAG
- a CDS encoding helix-turn-helix domain-containing protein translates to MPRARLSISLPPDVWMRELSTTHDATAFEVVTALAGENAGIALLRIESDDLLDILADVRSRPDVGDVDLLWKRELTALVQVETTSPPLLFPLWQAGVPVKMPFTVLDGSATWELTTSSDRLSELREHLDEAGIEYDLESVVEIGSSEADRLLTPRQREVLAVAIDAGYYAVPREATLTDVAETLGVSKSTCSDILHRCESSIVTWFAEEQFTQP, encoded by the coding sequence GTGCCTCGAGCCCGACTCTCCATCTCGCTTCCTCCGGACGTCTGGATGCGCGAACTATCGACGACTCACGACGCCACGGCGTTCGAAGTCGTGACAGCGCTTGCGGGCGAGAACGCCGGAATCGCACTCCTCCGGATCGAGAGCGACGACCTCCTCGACATCCTCGCAGACGTTCGGAGCCGACCGGACGTCGGCGACGTCGACTTGCTCTGGAAGCGCGAGCTGACCGCGCTCGTCCAGGTCGAGACCACGAGCCCGCCGCTCCTCTTCCCCCTGTGGCAGGCGGGCGTCCCCGTCAAGATGCCGTTCACCGTGCTCGACGGGAGCGCGACGTGGGAACTGACAACGTCGTCGGACCGGCTGTCCGAACTCCGCGAGCACCTCGACGAGGCGGGCATCGAATACGACCTCGAGTCCGTCGTCGAGATCGGCTCCTCGGAGGCCGACCGACTGCTGACGCCTCGACAGCGCGAGGTACTGGCCGTCGCTATCGACGCGGGATACTACGCCGTTCCGCGCGAAGCGACGCTCACCGACGTTGCAGAGACGCTGGGCGTCTCGAAGTCGACGTGCAGCGACATCCTCCACCGCTGTGAGAGCAGCATCGTCACCTGGTTCGCCGAAGAACAGTTCACGCAGCCCTGA
- a CDS encoding thioredoxin domain-containing protein has translation MDEEGNITRRRALVAGGAVLAFGGGVAYIGSQSGASGQHYVPNTTHAGTETTGFGVDLTGRPIAGERDAAVDIYYWTDYLCPFCKQFETETLPELGRTYLDTGDARLAVLPYPNIGAYSAPAAVWGRCVWSQVADSNPDAFWNWHAAAFAEQPDSGTDWADDEAFASVTEQTDGVDLSAVEACREERGASIRESMEPNVDVAREARIRGTPGFVLYNRDSGAAGKLVGAHPYENFADRIDQVMQA, from the coding sequence ATGGACGAAGAGGGCAATATCACTCGCCGGAGAGCACTCGTCGCCGGCGGCGCGGTTCTCGCGTTCGGCGGTGGTGTCGCCTACATCGGGTCACAGTCCGGAGCGAGCGGGCAGCACTACGTCCCGAACACCACACACGCCGGTACCGAGACGACCGGGTTCGGCGTCGACCTCACCGGGCGCCCCATCGCCGGCGAACGCGACGCGGCGGTGGACATCTACTACTGGACTGACTACCTGTGCCCGTTCTGCAAGCAGTTCGAGACGGAGACGCTGCCGGAGCTCGGTCGCACGTACCTCGACACCGGCGACGCTCGTCTGGCCGTCCTGCCCTACCCGAACATCGGGGCATACTCTGCGCCAGCGGCGGTCTGGGGCCGCTGCGTGTGGTCGCAGGTCGCCGACAGCAATCCGGACGCCTTCTGGAACTGGCACGCGGCGGCCTTCGCCGAACAACCCGACTCCGGCACGGACTGGGCCGACGACGAGGCGTTCGCGTCGGTCACCGAACAGACGGACGGCGTGGACCTGTCCGCGGTCGAGGCCTGCCGCGAGGAACGCGGCGCGTCGATTCGCGAGAGCATGGAGCCGAACGTCGACGTCGCCCGGGAGGCGAGAATCCGGGGGACGCCGGGGTTCGTACTCTACAACCGCGACTCCGGGGCGGCCGGGAAACTCGTCGGCGCCCACCCCTACGAGAACTTCGCCGACAGAATCGACCAGGTGATGCAGGCGTGA
- the trxA gene encoding thioredoxin encodes MAEDIEEIRRQKLAELRNRAETGGAEEAAPESPSEPIHVNGDAELSETVAEYDLVLADFYADWCGPCQMLEPIVETIAADTGATVAKIDIDANQQLAAEYGVRGVPTLVLFADGQPAERLVGMQDEAQLRSVIETHA; translated from the coding sequence ATGGCCGAAGACATCGAGGAGATCCGACGACAGAAACTGGCGGAGCTTCGAAACCGGGCCGAAACGGGCGGTGCTGAGGAGGCAGCCCCGGAGAGTCCGTCCGAGCCGATCCACGTCAACGGCGACGCCGAGCTATCCGAGACTGTCGCCGAGTACGACCTCGTGCTGGCCGACTTCTACGCCGACTGGTGTGGCCCCTGCCAGATGCTCGAGCCGATCGTCGAAACGATCGCGGCCGATACCGGTGCGACCGTGGCGAAGATCGATATCGACGCGAACCAGCAACTCGCCGCCGAGTACGGTGTCCGTGGGGTTCCGACGCTCGTCCTGTTCGCTGACGGACAGCCGGCGGAACGACTCGTCGGAATGCAGGACGAAGCTCAGCTTCGCTCCGTGATCGAAACACACGCGTGA
- a CDS encoding helix-turn-helix domain-containing protein: MVTTSVREDLERDMECLDLLGCIHGLNERDQLVFQVLQRAEEGLAVDDVADRLDCERSTAYRSISRLLEAGVVEQRQVNYDHGGYYYVYRPRTPEEVAHEMQRLLNDWYAAIGQLIRGFEDRYGRGSGDREQQPIRPRS, translated from the coding sequence ATGGTGACCACTTCGGTGCGTGAGGACCTCGAGCGCGACATGGAGTGTCTCGACCTTCTTGGTTGCATTCACGGGCTCAACGAGCGGGATCAGCTGGTCTTTCAGGTGCTACAGCGGGCAGAAGAGGGACTCGCCGTCGACGACGTGGCCGACCGACTGGACTGTGAGCGGTCGACGGCGTATCGCTCGATCTCCCGGCTCCTCGAGGCCGGCGTCGTCGAACAGCGGCAAGTGAACTACGACCACGGCGGGTACTACTACGTGTATCGTCCGCGGACGCCCGAGGAAGTCGCGCACGAAATGCAGCGGTTGCTCAACGACTGGTATGCGGCCATCGGACAGCTCATCCGGGGGTTCGAAGACCGGTACGGCCGAGGCTCGGGCGACCGAGAGCAGCAGCCGATTCGGCCCCGTTCCTGA
- a CDS encoding DUF302 domain-containing protein yields MTLPIDPSQIDPADIGEEQATLEMSHEDAIEHVRDVFTDAGFGVPVEFSPSEMLNEKVDAGRDPYYVLGACNPEVADRALDATDNKLGALMACNVVIWEEEPGKQVVYHVSIMRIARLVGMAPDDEEMADIVAQTGELVDEAFANL; encoded by the coding sequence ATGACGCTCCCGATCGACCCGAGCCAGATCGACCCTGCAGACATCGGCGAAGAACAGGCGACCCTCGAGATGAGCCACGAAGACGCCATCGAACACGTCCGCGACGTGTTCACCGACGCCGGGTTCGGCGTCCCCGTCGAGTTCTCCCCCTCCGAGATGCTCAACGAGAAGGTCGACGCGGGCCGCGACCCCTACTACGTGCTCGGCGCGTGCAACCCCGAGGTCGCCGACCGCGCGCTCGACGCGACCGACAACAAACTCGGTGCTCTGATGGCCTGTAACGTCGTCATCTGGGAGGAGGAGCCCGGCAAGCAGGTCGTCTATCACGTCTCCATCATGCGCATCGCCCGCCTGGTCGGGATGGCGCCCGACGACGAAGAGATGGCAGACATCGTCGCCCAGACCGGCGAACTCGTCGACGAGGCGTTCGCGAACCTCTGA
- a CDS encoding class I SAM-dependent methyltransferase, whose product MGHHTFDADRADKLEEAQRRYRFLSAEELLWALSPDGDETVADLGSGTGFYTDDVAPAVDHVYAVDIQEAMHDYYREKGVPENVDLVTSGVDDLPLDTGSLDAAFSTMTYHEFASDSALSELSRVLASQGTLVIVDWAASGSGDHGPPVDERFSVTETVSALRQHGFTVEFEAVRPETFLVTATAQ is encoded by the coding sequence ATGGGGCATCACACCTTCGACGCCGACCGCGCCGACAAACTCGAAGAGGCACAGCGGCGGTACCGGTTCCTCTCCGCGGAGGAACTGCTCTGGGCGCTGTCACCAGACGGCGACGAAACAGTGGCGGACCTCGGGAGCGGGACCGGGTTCTACACCGACGACGTCGCACCGGCCGTCGACCACGTGTACGCCGTCGACATCCAGGAGGCGATGCACGACTACTACCGGGAGAAAGGCGTCCCCGAGAACGTCGACCTCGTGACGAGTGGCGTCGACGACCTCCCACTCGATACTGGCAGTCTCGACGCTGCGTTCTCGACGATGACCTACCACGAGTTCGCGAGCGATTCCGCGTTGAGCGAACTCAGTCGCGTGCTCGCGTCACAGGGAACGCTCGTCATCGTCGACTGGGCAGCCTCCGGAAGTGGGGACCACGGTCCACCCGTCGACGAACGGTTCTCCGTCACCGAGACGGTGAGCGCACTCCGTCAGCACGGGTTCACAGTCGAATTCGAAGCGGTGCGGCCAGAAACGTTTCTGGTGACGGCAACCGCCCAATAA
- a CDS encoding TRIC cation channel family protein: MSQDVVAVLFGDPFAVMNTIGLVAFALVGSSKAIREEFDVFGIAIVGLAMAFVGGATRDLLVTRVPLVLQSPIEIALGLLGVGLAIALSVVLESPDTHPVTLVADAIGLAAFATTGAIVATEAGVSAFGVVAVATINAVGGGAFADILLDRAPFILFEDFYASCAVLGGAVYWVAGTVGASGSTAAAGCAVVTVGTRLVAVTYDWHLPTVQKLALRRE; this comes from the coding sequence GTGAGCCAGGACGTCGTTGCGGTTCTCTTCGGCGACCCGTTCGCGGTGATGAATACGATCGGGCTCGTTGCGTTCGCGCTCGTCGGGTCGTCGAAGGCTATCCGTGAGGAGTTCGACGTGTTCGGCATCGCCATCGTCGGGCTAGCGATGGCGTTCGTCGGCGGTGCCACCCGCGATCTGCTCGTCACTCGCGTGCCGTTAGTACTCCAGTCCCCGATCGAGATCGCGCTGGGGTTACTCGGCGTCGGATTAGCAATCGCACTGAGCGTCGTGTTGGAATCGCCCGACACACACCCAGTCACGCTCGTCGCGGACGCGATCGGCCTCGCCGCCTTCGCGACGACCGGCGCGATCGTCGCCACCGAAGCGGGCGTCTCGGCGTTCGGTGTCGTTGCAGTTGCGACGATCAACGCCGTCGGCGGCGGCGCGTTCGCGGACATCCTCCTCGACAGAGCGCCGTTCATCCTCTTCGAGGATTTCTACGCGAGCTGCGCCGTCCTCGGCGGAGCCGTATACTGGGTAGCGGGAACGGTCGGTGCGAGTGGCAGCACCGCTGCCGCGGGATGTGCGGTCGTGACTGTCGGCACACGGTTAGTCGCCGTAACCTACGACTGGCACCTCCCGACCGTCCAGAAATTAGCACTGCGCCGAGAGTAG
- the gdhB gene encoding glutamate dehydrogenase GdhB yields MASTSTSHDDPPEESSEPESALQTARRQLQHAADHLDIDPNIVERLKHPKKVHEVTVPIERENGDVEVYTGYRAQHDSVRGPFKGGLRYHPDVTREECVGLGMWMTWKCAVMDIPFGGAKGGIAVNPKDLTEDEKEQLTRRFADEIRSVIGPTTDIPAPDMGTDPQTMAWLMDAYSMQEGETVPGVVTGKPPIVGGSKGRDAAPGRSVAIIAREAIDYYDKDIRETSVAVQGFGSVGSNAAKLLDDWGANVVAVSDVNGGIYDPNGLDTHAIPSHHEEPEAVMTHEAPETVTNDELLELDVDVVIPAAIGNVLTEANADDVAADIVIEGANGPTTSAASATFAERGVPVIPDILANAGGVTVSYFEWLQDINRRAWSLERVNNELETEMLAAWQDVQAEFETRDVTWRDAAYIVALSRIAEAHDTRGLWP; encoded by the coding sequence ATGGCCTCGACATCGACTTCCCACGACGACCCGCCCGAAGAATCGAGCGAGCCGGAGTCCGCGCTGCAGACCGCGCGTCGACAGCTCCAGCACGCTGCCGACCACCTCGATATCGACCCGAACATCGTCGAGCGACTCAAACACCCCAAGAAAGTCCACGAAGTCACCGTTCCGATCGAACGCGAGAACGGGGACGTCGAGGTCTACACCGGGTATCGCGCCCAACACGACAGCGTCCGCGGCCCGTTCAAAGGCGGGCTCCGGTACCATCCCGATGTAACGCGTGAGGAGTGCGTCGGCCTCGGGATGTGGATGACGTGGAAGTGCGCCGTGATGGACATCCCCTTCGGCGGCGCGAAAGGCGGCATCGCCGTCAACCCCAAGGACCTCACCGAGGACGAGAAAGAACAGTTGACGCGACGGTTCGCCGACGAAATCCGGTCCGTCATCGGACCGACGACGGATATTCCGGCTCCCGACATGGGGACGGACCCGCAGACGATGGCGTGGCTGATGGACGCCTACTCGATGCAGGAAGGCGAAACGGTTCCCGGAGTCGTCACCGGGAAGCCACCCATCGTCGGCGGCAGCAAAGGCCGGGACGCGGCCCCGGGCCGGAGCGTCGCGATCATCGCCCGCGAAGCGATCGACTACTACGACAAGGACATCAGAGAGACCTCGGTTGCGGTGCAGGGCTTCGGGAGCGTCGGCTCGAACGCGGCGAAACTACTCGACGACTGGGGCGCGAACGTCGTCGCCGTGAGTGACGTCAACGGCGGCATCTACGACCCGAACGGCCTCGATACGCACGCGATCCCCTCTCACCACGAGGAACCGGAGGCAGTGATGACTCACGAGGCGCCGGAGACGGTGACCAACGACGAGTTACTGGAGCTCGACGTCGATGTGGTGATTCCGGCGGCGATCGGAAACGTTCTCACGGAAGCTAACGCGGACGACGTCGCTGCCGATATCGTCATCGAGGGCGCCAACGGACCGACGACGAGCGCGGCGAGCGCGACTTTCGCCGAACGAGGCGTCCCGGTAATTCCGGACATTCTGGCCAACGCTGGCGGCGTGACGGTGAGTTACTTCGAGTGGCTCCAGGACATCAATCGTCGCGCGTGGTCGCTCGAACGCGTCAACAACGAGCTGGAAACGGAGATGCTGGCGGCCTGGCAGGACGTCCAAGCTGAATTCGAGACACGCGACGTGACGTGGCGCGACGCGGCGTACATCGTGGCGCTCTCACGGATCGCGGAAGCCCACGATACCCGTGGGCTCTGGCCCTAA
- a CDS encoding rubrerythrin-like domain-containing protein: MRDVNQNSTEESPYECFECGNVVLAEDNPGQCPDCGGDMRNRRTPIE; the protein is encoded by the coding sequence ATGAGGGACGTCAACCAGAATTCGACCGAGGAATCGCCGTACGAGTGCTTCGAGTGCGGGAACGTCGTGCTCGCGGAGGACAACCCGGGTCAGTGCCCGGACTGCGGTGGGGACATGCGAAACCGACGTACACCGATCGAGTGA